The DNA segment AATATTAATTAAGGAATTGTGCTTGTTAATTGTCGATTGAATTCAACTTAGATAATTTATCAAACTCTTCCGTTTGACTTTGAATTGTGTGGGCCCAATCGCTTACTTCTTTTACTACCGCAAAAGACATATGACCTTTTATTGAATGGTGAAGTTCTTGAACTCCTTTTTTAACATCCTTATCGCGCAAGTCAAGGTTAAGTCACTTAGAAGCGCTGGTATTTCAATATCTTCTAGAAGTATTTTACTTCAAAGTCATTTAATAATAATTGATGTTTTTAGCAAAATCAAGAAAAAATCGCCTGAATCGAGAAAAAGTTAGACCACTCGAAGAACGATATTAAATCCCTCTTGAATTTCAATTGTAAATTTGTTATTATGTGCCATGCTTAAAAAACTCGATCACATCGGAATTGCGGTAGATAACCTGGAGGCTTCAGTAAAAAAATACGAACAAATTACCGGTAAAAAGTCGGGCGGGAAAGAAGTGGTGGACGAGCAGAAAGTGGCTACGGTTTTTTTCCCCCTCGGCGAAACCCGGCTCGAACGTTAGGGTGATGCCGAAGCGGGAGTTGATTTTATTTCAGCGGGTGCCTTAACCCATTCGGTGCTGGCTCTGGACTTGTCGCTCTTGGTTAAGATGCTTGAATGTAGAGCACCAAATCCATTTTCAGAGGCACTCAGGCAGTAAGGGCGTGCAACGACTGGTTCTGTGCTTTTTTGATTATGCAAATACCAGACGATGGCCTTTAGGCACTGGGATTGGGTCGTTGAATTCTTTTGCTGTTTGAATCCAAAGCTCTACGGCTGACCTTATATTGGCCAAAGCTGCTTCGTGAGTGTCTCCATGGGCCAGACAACCAGGAAGCTCTGGTACTTCAGAAATAAATGCTTTGTCCTCCTCACTCCAATAAATAATGATTTCATACTTATCCATTATAATTTGCCTCCAAGCTTATATTTGAGAATTACATTTCGTACTTGACGAACTTGATATGGCTTTGCCTTATTTCCATCTTTTTGTAAGTTGATTTTCTCTTTTACACCTGCCATTCGAAAAATATGATGACTTGCTTTTGTTCTCTCTTCGAATCCAAGACCAAGTAGAAGGTAACACAAGTCCTTAAATGCGATATTTGCATCACTTGTACCACGCAAAATTTGGAGTAGAAGTTTCTCTGCTTTGCTCATAACGCCAATTTATATTACACTCACGATTTATGCAACTCTGTTTTCAAACACAGAACAAGATGCTCATGGCTTCATCCTTGTGTTTTTACTTCGGAGCCATTTGAAAATAATTGATGTTTCTAGCAAAATCAAGAAAAAATCGCCTGAATCGAGAAAAAGTTAGTCCACACAAAAAATGACATTAAATCCCTCTTGAATT comes from the candidate division KSB1 bacterium genome and includes:
- a CDS encoding type II toxin-antitoxin system HicB family antitoxin, encoding MDKYEIIIYWSEEDKAFISEVPELPGCLAHGDTHEAALANIRSAVELWIQTAKEFNDPIPVPKGHRLVFA
- a CDS encoding type II toxin-antitoxin system HicA family toxin, with the translated sequence MSKAEKLLLQILRGTSDANIAFKDLCYLLLGLGFEERTKASHHIFRMAGVKEKINLQKDGNKAKPYQVRQVRNVILKYKLGGKL